A window of the Helianthus annuus cultivar XRQ/B chromosome 4, HanXRQr2.0-SUNRISE, whole genome shotgun sequence genome harbors these coding sequences:
- the LOC110934066 gene encoding uncharacterized protein LOC110934066 yields MEGSKKGEGKKKMVGSGSKSRPQDKRGSGGTSVPFNPQLGFANQTQPPFYFNQPMHQPFGYDTQPTQNWMQYSPRMTQAGYYDYSQEAQNAFDPFAFQNPMSQSPRDEQDDADEEFVPETQEQELDDDDDDDEDVADGPERKGKAKRESWSPRQEEALAKAFVHCTLNKRKGNQQKKDGFWKKVLNHFNETVGGSNRTHHQVRSKWMTMQTKLNTFNGLYHQANRLRPSGSDDAYVMKQALKDYKSKEKIEFAHVAAWEVVRTNQKWSLVPLLNEETSGSGLKRKSSDSGNYTRGSPNVEISSGFDIPDINEDPSPPPPRRQTRKEKKDKGPSSKNEDPRDITHKFEEYKAMKKEIMEIKRIREEKYLTLADEQREALRHTMFDKDLETYNRPTDNVHPTMLEITLARKREIAKKYGWPCDF; encoded by the exons atggAAGGCTCAAAGAAGGGTGAAGGCAAGAAGAAAATGGTAGGGTCCGGTTCAAAGTCGAGGCCTCAAGATAAACGTGGTTCGGGTGGTACTAGTGTCCCGTTTAATCCGCAACTTGGGTTTGCGAATCAAACCCAACCTCCATTTTATTTTAACCAACCCATGCATCAACCTTTCGGTTATGATACCCAACCCACCCAAAATTGGATGCAATACAGTCCGAGGATGACTCAAGCCGGTTATTATGATTACTCCCAAGAAGCGCAaaatgcttttgacccgtttgcttttCAAAACCCAATGTCACAATCACCGAGAGACGAACAAGATGACGCCGATGAGGAGTTCGTGCCGGAAACCCAAGAACAAGagttagatgatgatgatgatgatgatgaagatgttgcgGATGGAccggaaagaaaaggaaaagccAAACGGGAAAGTTGGTCGCCTAgacaagaagaggcgttggcaaaGGCTTTTGTTCATTGCACTTTAAATAAAAGGAAAGGCAATCAACAAAAGAAGGATGGCTTTTGGAAGAAAGTTCTAAACCACTTTAACGAAACGGTCGGAGGAAGTAATCGAACCCACCACCAAGTTCGCTCAAAATGGATGACGATGCAAACAAAACTTAACACATTCAACGGTCTATATCATCAAGCG AATCGTTTACGTCCTAGCGGGAGTGACGACGCATATGTAATGAAACAAGCGTTAAAGGATTACAAAAGCAAAGAAAAAATTGAGTTCGCTCATGTTGCGGCTTGGGAGGTTGTTAGAACAAACCAAAAGTGGTCGCTGGTACCTTTGTTGAATGAAGAAACCTCCGGTTCGGGTCTAAAAAGAAAGTCTTCGGATTCGGGAAATTATACTCGAGGATCACCGAATGTCGAAATATCGAGCGGATTCGATATTCCCGACATAAACGAGgatccatcaccaccaccaccaagacGACAAACTAGAAAGGAGAAAAAGGACAAAGGGCCGTCTTCAAAAAACGAAGATCCAAGAGATATAACACACAAATTCGAAGAGTACAAGGCCATGAAAAAAGAGATAATGGAAATTAAACGTATACGAGAAGAAAAATATTTGACCTTGGCGGATGAGCAACGAGAGGCGTTGCGACACACAATGTTCGACAAGGACTTGGAGACGTATAATCGGCCTACCGACAATGTTCACCCGACGATGTTGGAAATCACACTCGCTAGAAAACGTGAGATCGCCAAAAAATATGGATGGCCTtgtgatttttag